In the genome of Ignavibacteriales bacterium, one region contains:
- a CDS encoding DUF2179 domain-containing protein encodes MLEIYLGALLIMAMRVCDVSIGTFRTILVVQGRKYYAGFAGFFEVLIWVFAIRFIMQHLDNVYNLFGYAAGFGLGNIIGISIEQKIGLGFIQMNVISRHATDLIADKLRQLKQGVTILPAEGGSGGVSIIMVIAARKYQKKLISEIEAVDKDAFITIQHSLPYRGFIHGARK; translated from the coding sequence ATGTTGGAAATTTATCTTGGCGCATTGCTGATTATGGCAATGCGTGTTTGTGATGTATCTATTGGAACTTTCAGAACAATACTTGTTGTACAGGGACGAAAATATTATGCCGGTTTTGCCGGATTCTTTGAAGTACTGATCTGGGTTTTTGCTATAAGATTTATTATGCAGCACTTAGACAACGTTTATAATCTGTTTGGTTATGCTGCCGGATTCGGTTTGGGAAATATCATCGGGATAAGTATTGAACAAAAAATTGGTTTAGGGTTTATTCAGATGAACGTCATTTCCCGCCACGCAACAGATCTTATTGCAGATAAACTTCGTCAATTGAAGCAAGGTGTTACAATACTACCCGCTGAAGGCGGCTCAGGTGGTGTTTCGATCATAATGGTTATTGCAGCCAGGAAGTATCAAAAGAAATTAATCAGTGAGATAGAAGCTGTTGATAAAGATGCGTTCATAACAATTCAACATTCACTTCCTTACCGCGGTTTTATTCACGGGGCAAGAAAATAA
- a CDS encoding protein-L-isoaspartate(D-aspartate) O-methyltransferase translates to MYEAERFELVNKLEQRGITDKLVLKAINQTERHKFVPAGIIYSSYKDVALPIGFGQTISQPYTVAYMTQALNLKSGSKVLEIGTGSGYQAAILENMGMQVFSIERNTDLYLRTRKFFDKMGIRVHTKLGDGTIGWDEFAPYEGIIVTAGSPSIPSSLKKQLAIGGRLVIPVGDKASQHLTIVTKLTDDEFDIDEIPEFKFVPLIGREGWANSY, encoded by the coding sequence ATGTACGAAGCAGAAAGATTTGAACTTGTAAATAAATTAGAACAAAGAGGAATCACCGATAAGTTAGTTTTGAAAGCGATTAACCAAACAGAACGCCACAAGTTTGTTCCTGCAGGAATAATTTATAGTTCATATAAAGATGTTGCATTGCCAATTGGATTCGGGCAAACCATATCACAGCCATATACAGTCGCATACATGACCCAGGCTTTGAATTTAAAATCCGGTTCGAAAGTTTTGGAGATCGGAACCGGTTCAGGTTACCAGGCAGCTATTTTAGAAAATATGGGAATGCAGGTTTTCAGTATTGAAAGGAACACAGACCTGTATCTTAGGACAAGGAAATTTTTTGATAAGATGGGAATAAGGGTTCACACAAAACTCGGAGACGGAACAATCGGCTGGGATGAGTTTGCACCTTATGAGGGAATAATTGTTACAGCCGGTTCACCTTCAATTCCTTCATCCTTAAAAAAACAATTAGCGATTGGCGGAAGATTAGTGATACCAGTCGGGGATAAAGCATCACAGCATCTTACAATAGTTACAAAACTTACGGATGATGAATTTGATATTGATGAAATTCCTGAATTCAAATTTGTACCTTTAATCGGACGTGAAGGATGGGCAAATTCGTATTAG
- the miaA gene encoding tRNA (adenosine(37)-N6)-dimethylallyltransferase MiaA: MGKFVLVIVGPTGSGKTSLSLTLSKKINSEIISADSRQFYKYLDIGTAKPSKAEMETVKHHLIDFLNPDEDYNVSKFENDANEIIQSIHQQNKVPVVVGGSGLYIKALVDGIFDTADRDDELRINLKRLKDENGNVFIYEMLKKKDPEAAATMLPQNWKRVIRALEVIELTGKSILHHHSEQSKKSELNFIQIGLNWERETLYKNIESRVDRMISSGLIKETENILSMGYSGNLNSLNTVGYKEIISFLKNEITLDKAIELIKRNTRRYAKRQMTWFKADKRINWYDITSVDEIYSLSEKILSLHRSELENIS; this comes from the coding sequence ATGGGCAAATTCGTATTAGTAATTGTCGGACCAACAGGTTCAGGCAAAACAAGTCTTAGTCTTACACTTTCAAAGAAGATAAATTCCGAAATTATTTCGGCTGACAGCAGGCAGTTCTACAAATATCTTGATATTGGAACTGCCAAACCTTCCAAAGCTGAGATGGAAACTGTAAAACATCATTTAATCGATTTCCTAAACCCTGATGAAGATTATAATGTCAGCAAGTTTGAGAATGATGCGAATGAAATAATCCAATCAATTCATCAACAGAATAAAGTCCCGGTTGTTGTTGGTGGTTCAGGCTTGTATATAAAAGCATTAGTCGATGGAATTTTTGATACGGCAGATAGAGATGATGAATTGAGAATTAACCTGAAAAGACTTAAAGATGAAAATGGAAATGTATTCATTTATGAGATGCTTAAGAAAAAAGATCCCGAAGCAGCGGCAACAATGTTACCTCAAAACTGGAAGAGGGTAATAAGAGCTTTGGAAGTTATTGAGTTAACTGGTAAATCTATTCTGCATCATCATTCTGAACAATCAAAAAAAAGTGAGCTTAACTTTATTCAAATCGGGTTGAATTGGGAACGGGAAACACTTTATAAAAATATCGAATCAAGAGTTGACAGAATGATATCAAGCGGACTCATTAAAGAAACTGAAAACATTCTTTCAATGGGTTATTCCGGGAATCTCAATTCACTGAACACTGTCGGGTATAAAGAAATAATTTCTTTTCTTAAAAATGAAATTACATTGGACAAAGCAATCGAACTGATAAAACGTAACACACGTCGTTATGCAAAACGGCAAATGACCTGGTTCAAAGCAGATAAACGTATTAACTGGTACGACATAACATCGGTCGATGAAATTTATTCCTTATCTGAAAAAATCTTATCTTTGCACCGTTCAGAATTGGAAAACATTAGTTAA
- a CDS encoding DUF1446 domain-containing protein: MKEKIRIASGQGFWGDLIDAPYQQVTRGEIDYLVMDYLAEVTMSILQKQKNKNPELGYARDIPELMKRILPICVSKKIKVITNGGGVNPRACADAILSVAKELQIKNLKVGIVLGDNIKDDLDKIISTGAELNNMENGESIKTIKDKILSANVYFGALPIVEALKQGADIVITGRTTDTGLTLAPMIYEFGWDENNFNLMSAGTVAGHILECGAQSSGGNFLGDWESIDNLWDVGFPIAEAFANGDVIITKHEGTGGLVSFETVAEQLLYEIGDPTKYITPDCVADFTSIKLEDLGKNRVRVYDVSGFPATEFYKVSCSYSSGYSATGSLTYSWPKAITKAKAADKILRERLEHLKIKFEEVRTEFIGYDACHGPLSEKIDEDKLNEVMMRIAVRSDDYYSVERFGKEIAPLILTGPPSVTGFAGGRPKPSEVVAYWPALIPKKLVKPEVKIVEL, translated from the coding sequence ATGAAAGAAAAAATCCGAATTGCTTCCGGACAGGGATTCTGGGGTGATCTTATTGACGCACCTTATCAGCAGGTTACAAGGGGAGAAATAGATTACCTTGTGATGGATTATCTTGCCGAAGTAACAATGTCGATACTTCAAAAACAAAAAAACAAAAATCCTGAACTTGGATATGCAAGAGATATTCCTGAATTGATGAAACGAATTCTTCCGATATGTGTTTCTAAAAAAATAAAAGTGATTACAAATGGCGGCGGCGTAAATCCAAGAGCTTGTGCTGATGCAATACTTTCAGTTGCTAAAGAACTTCAGATAAAAAATCTGAAAGTTGGAATTGTGCTCGGTGATAACATTAAAGATGATCTTGATAAAATAATTTCAACCGGTGCTGAACTAAATAATATGGAAAACGGTGAGTCAATAAAGACGATCAAAGATAAAATACTAAGCGCTAATGTTTACTTTGGCGCATTGCCAATTGTTGAAGCACTGAAACAAGGCGCTGATATTGTTATTACGGGAAGAACAACAGACACAGGTTTAACATTAGCACCAATGATTTATGAATTCGGCTGGGATGAAAATAATTTCAATCTGATGTCTGCCGGAACAGTAGCCGGACATATACTAGAATGTGGTGCTCAATCATCCGGCGGCAATTTTTTAGGTGATTGGGAATCAATTGACAATTTGTGGGATGTCGGATTTCCTATCGCAGAAGCATTTGCAAATGGTGATGTTATAATTACAAAACACGAAGGTACCGGCGGACTTGTTTCCTTTGAAACGGTTGCTGAACAATTATTATATGAAATAGGTGACCCGACAAAATATATTACTCCCGATTGCGTTGCTGATTTTACATCTATTAAACTTGAAGACCTCGGGAAAAACAGGGTTCGTGTTTATGATGTAAGTGGTTTTCCTGCAACTGAGTTTTATAAAGTATCGTGTTCTTATTCAAGTGGGTACTCGGCAACAGGATCGTTAACATATTCCTGGCCTAAAGCGATTACAAAAGCAAAAGCCGCGGATAAAATTTTACGTGAAAGACTTGAACATCTTAAAATAAAATTTGAAGAAGTAAGAACTGAATTCATTGGTTATGATGCTTGTCACGGACCTTTATCCGAAAAGATTGATGAAGATAAACTGAATGAAGTGATGATGAGAATAGCAGTTCGCTCAGATGATTATTATTCAGTGGAAAGATTCGGGAAAGAGATTGCTCCATTAATTCTTACCGGTCCACCGAGTGTAACTGGATTTGCAGGGGGAAGACCAAAACCAAGTGAAGTAGTTGCGTACTGGCCAGCTTTGATTCCCAAAAAACTTGTCAAACCTGAAGTAAAAATTGTGGAGTTATAA
- the prfB gene encoding peptide chain release factor 2 gives MNNASRIYEVIFDVVNKDLKIKDLHNQTESPNFWNDQMAAQKVLQEIKNLQQWVTLWEDLNKKARDVEDLIQLAESEEDGSFSADIAVELESLKNDIERAELKNMLSGKDDDKNCILTIHSGAGGTEAQDWAEMLMRMYLRYGEQNGFNMKLVDVLDGDGAGIKSATIEVEGEFAYGYLKAENGVHRLVRISPFDSNKRRHTSFASVFVIPEIDDTIEIDINPADLRVDTYRSGGKGGQNVNKVETAVRITHIPSGVVAACQSERSQGQNRVNAMKMLRSKLYQIELEKQEAELDEVEKSKMKIEWGSQIRSYVFHPYNMVKDHRTDEETSDVQRVMDGDIDRFIKAFLLKFSKN, from the coding sequence ATAAACAACGCATCGAGAATCTACGAGGTTATCTTTGACGTCGTTAATAAAGACTTAAAGATAAAAGACCTTCACAACCAGACCGAAAGCCCGAACTTCTGGAATGACCAGATGGCGGCTCAAAAAGTTTTGCAGGAAATAAAAAACCTTCAGCAGTGGGTAACTCTTTGGGAAGATTTAAACAAAAAGGCACGTGATGTTGAAGACCTTATTCAACTTGCTGAATCAGAAGAAGACGGATCATTCTCTGCCGACATTGCAGTGGAATTAGAATCACTTAAGAATGACATTGAACGCGCAGAGCTAAAAAATATGCTCAGCGGCAAGGATGATGATAAGAATTGTATACTTACAATTCATTCCGGTGCCGGCGGAACTGAAGCACAGGATTGGGCAGAAATGCTGATGCGCATGTATCTCCGTTATGGTGAACAAAACGGATTCAATATGAAGTTAGTTGATGTGCTTGATGGTGATGGTGCAGGAATTAAAAGCGCCACAATAGAAGTTGAAGGTGAATTCGCTTACGGGTATTTGAAAGCTGAAAACGGGGTTCATCGTTTAGTCCGCATCTCACCGTTCGATTCAAATAAAAGAAGACATACATCTTTCGCTTCGGTGTTTGTAATCCCTGAAATTGATGACACAATTGAGATCGATATAAATCCCGCTGATCTAAGAGTTGATACTTACCGTTCCGGTGGTAAAGGTGGACAGAATGTTAACAAAGTTGAAACGGCAGTTAGAATAACTCACATTCCATCAGGAGTTGTTGCTGCGTGTCAAAGTGAAAGATCACAAGGACAGAACAGGGTTAATGCAATGAAGATGCTTCGATCAAAACTTTACCAGATTGAACTTGAAAAGCAGGAAGCCGAACTTGATGAAGTTGAAAAAAGCAAAATGAAAATCGAGTGGGGAAGCCAGATTCGTTCGTATGTTTTTCATCCTTACAATATGGTTAAAGATCACAGAACTGATGAAGAGACATCTGATGTTCAAAGAGTTATGGATGGCGACATTGACAGATTTATCAAAGCATTTCTTTTAAAGTTCAGCAAAAATTAA
- a CDS encoding MGMT family protein: MIAKKKNYSKKKKDFFDKVYDVVAKIPFGKVTTYGAIAEACGIRSSARTVGWALNGAKESGLPCHRVVNRVGALTGKFHFGDIHIMEDLLKSEGVEFDENDRVVLTKHLWIPKSIKSKSKNKK; this comes from the coding sequence ATGATCGCGAAGAAAAAGAACTATTCAAAAAAGAAAAAAGATTTTTTTGATAAAGTGTATGATGTGGTTGCAAAAATCCCTTTCGGAAAAGTAACTACATACGGAGCCATCGCAGAAGCCTGCGGCATAAGGTCATCAGCAAGAACTGTCGGCTGGGCTTTGAATGGGGCTAAGGAATCAGGATTGCCCTGTCACCGCGTAGTAAACAGGGTAGGAGCATTAACAGGTAAGTTTCATTTTGGTGACATACACATTATGGAAGACTTACTAAAATCCGAAGGTGTTGAGTTTGATGAGAACGATCGTGTTGTTCTGACTAAACACCTTTGGATTCCAAAATCAATCAAGTCAAAATCAAAAAACAAAAAGTGA
- a CDS encoding PspC domain-containing protein — translation MEKKLYRSYKDKMLGGVAGGIGEYFEIDSTIIRIIFLVTLFMGGTGIIAYLILWVLVPQQIFIPNMVSADSNSQNSNIPKSNLIDNYFAEQEEKKNKRSMTLGIILIVFGVIFLADNFLPRISFGDFWPILLIGIGTALLLNSKKN, via the coding sequence ATGGAAAAAAAATTATATAGATCGTACAAAGATAAAATGCTTGGAGGTGTTGCCGGTGGTATTGGTGAATACTTCGAGATTGATTCGACAATCATCAGGATAATTTTTCTTGTTACACTCTTTATGGGCGGAACAGGAATTATTGCTTACCTGATTTTGTGGGTACTTGTGCCTCAACAGATTTTTATACCTAATATGGTTAGTGCGGATTCAAATTCACAGAACAGCAATATTCCTAAAAGTAATTTAATAGATAATTACTTTGCTGAGCAGGAAGAAAAAAAGAATAAACGATCAATGACGCTTGGCATTATTCTAATTGTATTCGGCGTAATATTTCTTGCAGATAATTTTTTACCAAGAATAAGTTTCGGTGATTTTTGGCCCATCCTGCTAATAGGTATAGGAACGGCTTTGTTGTTAAACTCAAAAAAGAATTAA
- a CDS encoding NAD+ synthase, protein MKIAVCQINTVIGDIELNKKKILNYYKKAQSDGADLAIFPELSLIGYPPLDLVEKKEFRYAANEAAEEIASVTDSVGLLFGSITEDDDMIGTDIHNSAILCYDGKIRFVQHKTLIPNYDVFDEMRYFDPAKEVFVHEFKGERLGISICEDIWNDADYWHKRRYNTDPVKKLIQSGATILINISASPYAYGKRESRKKMLSTLTGNDKLPLVYTCCVGAQTDLVFDGASMCFNDKGELTSLGNSYDEDYFIFDTKNKYEVIGKSEKSFEEETLSALIYGLKDYCSKLNFKKVLVGISGGIDSALVTYIAVEALGPENVFVMMMPSKYSSEGSVKDSEKLIANLGISSSNVSIQPVVDRVFESIKEVTGEIDNTVAGENVQARVRGLYLMTVSNKMNSLLLTTGNKSEMAVGYCTLYGDMCGGLAVIADVYKTDVYRISEYINRDKEIIPKEILIKAPSAELKFNQTDQDTLPPYPLLDKILKMYLEENKEQAEIIGIIKDEALVKKVLRMVDINEFKRKQAAPALRVSTKAFGYGRRYPIVQGWRK, encoded by the coding sequence ATGAAAATAGCTGTCTGCCAGATAAATACTGTTATTGGTGATATTGAGCTTAACAAAAAGAAGATTCTGAATTATTATAAAAAAGCACAATCGGACGGCGCCGATCTAGCAATCTTTCCTGAACTATCACTCATTGGTTATCCACCATTAGATCTTGTTGAAAAAAAAGAATTCCGTTATGCGGCAAATGAAGCTGCAGAAGAAATTGCATCAGTAACTGATTCAGTAGGGCTTCTGTTCGGATCAATAACTGAGGATGATGATATGATAGGAACGGATATTCACAACTCAGCAATACTTTGTTATGATGGAAAGATCCGGTTTGTTCAGCATAAAACCTTAATACCTAATTATGATGTATTTGATGAAATGAGATATTTCGATCCGGCTAAAGAAGTTTTTGTCCATGAATTTAAAGGAGAGAGGTTAGGGATTTCTATCTGCGAAGATATCTGGAACGATGCTGACTACTGGCACAAACGAAGATACAACACAGATCCTGTTAAAAAGCTTATTCAAAGTGGCGCAACAATTTTGATAAATATTTCTGCAAGCCCTTATGCATATGGAAAACGGGAAAGCCGTAAAAAGATGCTATCAACCCTAACCGGCAATGACAAACTTCCATTGGTATATACTTGTTGTGTGGGCGCTCAGACTGATTTAGTTTTTGACGGCGCGAGTATGTGCTTTAATGATAAAGGTGAACTTACTTCATTAGGCAATAGTTATGATGAGGATTATTTCATATTCGATACAAAGAATAAATATGAAGTTATCGGCAAATCAGAAAAAAGTTTTGAAGAAGAAACATTGTCTGCACTCATTTATGGATTGAAAGATTACTGCTCAAAATTAAATTTTAAGAAAGTCCTTGTTGGAATAAGCGGCGGAATTGACTCAGCACTTGTTACATACATTGCTGTTGAAGCATTAGGACCGGAAAATGTTTTTGTGATGATGATGCCTTCAAAATATTCAAGTGAAGGAAGTGTGAAAGATTCAGAGAAACTTATTGCCAATCTTGGAATCTCATCATCCAATGTTTCTATTCAACCAGTTGTTGACAGAGTGTTTGAATCAATAAAAGAAGTAACAGGTGAAATTGATAATACAGTTGCAGGTGAAAATGTTCAGGCAAGAGTCCGCGGTCTTTACCTTATGACTGTTTCAAACAAAATGAACTCGTTGTTACTCACTACAGGAAATAAATCTGAAATGGCGGTAGGTTATTGTACTTTGTATGGTGATATGTGCGGTGGGCTCGCCGTTATTGCTGACGTTTACAAAACCGATGTTTACAGGATAAGTGAATACATAAATCGTGACAAAGAAATTATCCCAAAAGAAATATTAATTAAAGCTCCGTCTGCTGAATTGAAGTTTAATCAAACAGACCAGGATACTTTGCCGCCTTATCCCTTGCTTGATAAAATTTTAAAAATGTATCTTGAAGAGAACAAAGAGCAGGCAGAGATAATCGGAATTATTAAGGATGAAGCATTAGTTAAGAAAGTTTTGAGAATGGTAGATATAAACGAGTTCAAAAGAAAGCAGGCAGCTCCTGCATTAAGAGTTTCAACCAAAGCTTTCGGGTATGGAAGACGCTACCCGATTGTCCAGGGATGGAGAAAATAA
- a CDS encoding thioredoxin fold domain-containing protein, with the protein MKRFLITSIVFLLTITSYAQFGSNQELVTIKTFSSFDKVYAGSEFKIAVRVHVDSTWHINSNKPYEEYLIPTELIIDSTINSFTVSKIVYPKAHDFKLSFSETPLSVWEGEVYIGALLQTPKDIQPGKYNLIVSLDYQACNDITCLAPTSVLDTLEIEVADKQAVVNEIHQDVFKNVDLSYSGSGTSEIKKDDPITKALEESGLIIGLLLVFIGGLALNLTPCVYPLIPITIGYFGGQSEGSTGRLAMMGVLFVLGMAVTYSVIGVVTSLTGAVFGALLQNTFVILFIVAIFLVLSLSMFGVYEFKLPNSLVAKAGGAKGGMYGAFFMGLTMGIVAAPCIGPFVLGLVTYVAAKADPYFGFLMFFVLALGLGFPYLILAIFSGKIKKLPRAGEWMDAVKHVFGFILIGMALYFLLPLLPKSISGYVLPVFGIITAIYLLFFDKLANRVLGFRIFKIVFSIIIIALSVYSLIPSDTKSVEWVHYTEGAIPQNIENRGVIIDFYADWCIPCKELDALTFSDQRVIDESKNFHTFKADMTKSLSPEVEALREKYKILGVPTVLIIDSKGNEIHRITGFVNADEFYNMISKVN; encoded by the coding sequence ATGAAAAGATTTCTCATTACATCGATTGTATTTTTATTAACAATCACTTCTTATGCACAATTCGGCAGTAACCAGGAATTGGTTACGATAAAAACTTTTTCATCATTCGATAAAGTTTATGCCGGTAGCGAATTTAAGATCGCAGTTAGAGTACATGTCGATTCAACATGGCATATCAACTCAAACAAACCTTATGAAGAATATCTTATCCCAACCGAATTGATTATTGATTCCACAATAAACTCTTTTACAGTGAGTAAGATAGTTTATCCAAAAGCACATGATTTCAAACTTAGTTTTTCTGAAACTCCGCTCTCTGTCTGGGAAGGCGAAGTTTACATTGGAGCATTGCTTCAGACACCAAAAGATATTCAACCAGGTAAATACAATTTAATTGTGTCGCTTGATTACCAGGCTTGTAATGATATAACCTGTCTTGCGCCGACATCTGTTTTAGATACTTTAGAAATAGAAGTTGCGGATAAACAGGCAGTAGTTAATGAAATCCATCAGGATGTATTTAAAAATGTTGATCTTAGCTATAGCGGCTCAGGTACCTCTGAAATTAAGAAAGATGATCCGATAACTAAGGCGCTAGAAGAGAGCGGATTGATCATTGGGCTGCTGTTAGTATTTATAGGCGGACTTGCACTTAATCTCACACCTTGTGTATATCCGCTTATACCAATTACAATAGGTTACTTTGGCGGACAAAGTGAAGGAAGCACCGGTCGTTTAGCAATGATGGGTGTTTTATTTGTACTCGGAATGGCGGTGACTTATTCTGTTATTGGTGTTGTTACATCACTAACTGGTGCGGTGTTCGGTGCGCTGCTGCAAAATACATTTGTAATTCTTTTTATCGTCGCAATATTTCTCGTGTTATCACTAAGCATGTTCGGAGTATATGAATTTAAATTACCAAACTCTTTAGTCGCAAAAGCAGGCGGTGCAAAGGGTGGAATGTACGGCGCTTTCTTTATGGGATTAACAATGGGTATTGTTGCCGCACCTTGTATTGGTCCTTTTGTACTTGGACTCGTCACTTATGTTGCCGCAAAAGCAGATCCATACTTTGGATTTTTAATGTTCTTCGTTCTCGCACTTGGATTAGGTTTTCCGTATCTCATACTTGCAATCTTTTCAGGAAAGATTAAAAAACTTCCTCGCGCGGGTGAATGGATGGATGCAGTAAAACATGTGTTTGGTTTTATCCTGATCGGAATGGCGTTATACTTTTTACTTCCGCTGTTGCCAAAAAGTATTTCGGGTTATGTTCTGCCGGTATTTGGAATTATTACGGCGATATATCTTTTATTCTTTGACAAACTTGCAAACAGGGTTTTAGGATTCAGAATATTTAAGATCGTGTTTTCAATTATCATCATTGCACTTTCTGTCTATTCATTAATTCCTTCTGATACAAAATCCGTTGAATGGGTGCATTATACCGAAGGCGCTATACCTCAGAATATTGAAAACAGGGGAGTGATAATTGATTTTTATGCTGACTGGTGTATCCCCTGCAAAGAATTAGATGCCTTAACTTTTTCAGATCAAAGAGTTATTGATGAATCAAAAAACTTCCACACATTCAAGGCTGATATGACTAAATCACTTTCGCCGGAAGTGGAAGCATTAAGGGAGAAATATAAAATTCTTGGTGTGCCCACTGTTCTTATCATCGATTCAAAAGGAAATGAAATTCACAGGATAACAGGCTTCGTTAATGCTGATGAATTTTATAACATGATTTCAAAAGTGAATTGA